One window of Methylococcus sp. EFPC2 genomic DNA carries:
- a CDS encoding sigma-54-dependent Fis family transcriptional regulator — METFQELNLIGQAPAFRQALDFVSRYATCDATVLVTGETGTGKELAARAIHSLGSRRDGPFVPINCGALQDTLVENELFGHAKGAFTDGRENTLGLIGDAEKGTLFLDEVEALSGKAQVALLRFLQDGTYRPLGSRQTVKANVRIVAASNRDLWEMAAQGEFRSDLIYRLQIGAVRMPSLRERIGDIRLLAQHFIRLYARRYRECEKKLDGASLRRLETHDWPGNVRELENVIHRGFIISDTPTIAIDDSHFARGPSPAGDLDACGLPFHIPYEVGFRHAKRLVIESFERDYVCWALAESQGNISQAARACDKERRTFGRLLKKYGIDKSEYLPGGEHPLSE, encoded by the coding sequence ATGGAGACGTTTCAGGAACTCAATTTGATCGGGCAAGCGCCGGCTTTTCGGCAAGCGCTCGATTTCGTCAGCCGTTACGCGACGTGCGATGCGACGGTGCTGGTGACTGGCGAAACGGGCACCGGGAAGGAGTTGGCCGCGCGCGCCATACACAGCCTCGGGTCTCGGCGCGATGGGCCCTTCGTGCCCATCAACTGCGGAGCGCTGCAGGATACCCTGGTCGAAAACGAACTCTTCGGTCATGCCAAAGGGGCTTTTACCGACGGACGGGAGAATACGCTCGGCCTGATCGGCGATGCCGAAAAGGGCACGCTCTTCCTCGACGAAGTGGAAGCCTTGTCCGGCAAGGCCCAGGTGGCTTTGTTGCGCTTCCTGCAGGACGGAACCTACCGGCCTCTGGGATCCAGGCAGACCGTCAAGGCCAATGTACGGATCGTTGCGGCGAGCAATCGGGACTTGTGGGAGATGGCCGCACAGGGCGAGTTTCGCAGCGACCTCATTTATCGCCTGCAGATCGGCGCGGTCAGGATGCCCTCGCTGCGCGAACGGATAGGCGATATCCGCCTGCTGGCGCAGCACTTCATCCGTTTGTACGCGCGTCGATATCGCGAGTGCGAGAAAAAGCTCGACGGGGCATCCTTGCGGCGACTCGAAACCCATGATTGGCCGGGCAACGTGCGCGAACTCGAAAACGTGATCCATCGCGGGTTTATCATCAGCGATACGCCGACCATCGCCATCGATGACAGTCACTTCGCCCGTGGGCCGAGTCCGGCGGGCGATCTCGACGCGTGCGGATTACCCTTCCACATCCCCTACGAAGTCGGCTTCCGGCACGCCAAAAGGCTGGTCATAGAATCCTTCGAACGCGACTATGTGTGCTGGGCGCTGGCCGAGAGCCAGGGCAACATTTCCCAGGCCGCCCGCGCCTGCGACAAGGAGCGGCGGACCTTCGGACGCCTGTTGAAGAAGTACGGGATCGACAAGAGCGAATACCTCCCCGGCGGCGAGCACCCCTTATCGGAATGA